The sequence TTACAGAATCAATTAGTGTACAACGTAGATAATACTATTATGAGATATCACAACAAGAGATGCGATGTACCAAAAaccaaagagaaaaaaaaaaaagggattCTTGACTGGTGCATGTTACGAAAGCATGAAATAGTACAGACATACTCAAAAGTTTTTCAATTTAACACTTCTAGAAAACACCAACACACAGTAGGTAAGTAAAGCGCAAATAGTATTCAAGCCTCTTCCTAGTTGTGACTAGAACTATTATTATAGTGTGAGCCTTGAAAATACCCGAAGTTGGGCAATAAGGAAGGAATGGGCCATCTAACTCACTCAAGAAACGGAAAGGTCCTTACAAATGAAAATGGGAAGAGATAAGCTAAGCAAGTCTCTTCAAAGGAAACAGTAAGTGCATAGAAAAAGCAGTGTTTTCtgttaaattaaatcatgTTGAAAGCCAATTGTCATCCCAAGCATAAATGACTTGACCATCTTATATAGTTAATGAGCGACCATAATTTAGGCTCCCAGATTAAATCAGGTCCGTGTACATGCTAAATAATTGGAGGCAAAAGCTTAAAGTCATATcagattttaattcaaaactagaaagattaaaaagaaacagtGGTGAACCACAGCTAGGGCAATTAGAAACACAACCCACACAAAAAATTGATTATGATTATATCCTTTCACTAAACAACTCGCACCTGATATGCCTTTGCCTGATAAGCACACGAGCATGGTGGATGGACTTTGCCATTCCAGATTTGAACACAAGGGTTTGGAGCCGACGCTCAAGGAAGTTCTCTACTGTCAGGGCAAGGACATAATCGAGCTTGTTCTGGCTCTCATCCAAAAGACCATACCGGTTCATCCTACGGAGAAGGGCTTCACCTTCAAAAATACGGCGGGGGTTTTTCTCATCAAGAGTGAGAAGCATTCTTGCTGCATTACGGATGCGGCTCAGAGCATATTGAACCCTCCACAACTCCCTCTTACATCGGAGCCCATACTCTCCAACAAGCTTCAGCTCAGCGTCCAAACGCTCCTTCTCATATGGCCGACGGGGCTTCTTAAAAGTCTTCCCATCTAAAACcattcaatttaatatatttaaacatagtgctaaaagaacaagaaagtAACAACTAAAAGCTATTGAATGTTGGTTTAGATTATAAGAAAGACAAATTTAAGGGAGTTTCTATACTCATCACCAATTACAAAATGATGTAAAAAACCACCAAAATCCACTGTGCTAATAATAACTGCTATAATGGTTGTCATTATCAACACATGTTacagaataatattttagagaaAACCCTAAGAACTACTTAGTTtgaatcaatcaatcaatcaataaatGAGTTGCAAATCGcactttcaaatttaaaaccaAAACAGAAAAGCTCAGATTAGGTCAAGTAATTCAACTTCAGCACATATTCAAAAACCAAATTGAGCTCAAGTTGCAATTCGACACTCTCAAACAgacaaaatacaaaattttaagaaCTACAATGCACAATTTCGATCATAATGAAGTATATACGGAGTCATGTTAGCTTATCTGTACAGCAAATTGACTACCCATATAGTCATACAGCAAGTAGCAAGATCTACAAACAACGGGTCAAAAATACCTTCCAGATCATAAATGCAGAAATTTGTTGCTTCACTTATATACAAAACAGaacaaaaaactaaaactcCAACGAATCACATCATAAAATGCATTACTATAGTAAACAGATTGTACGCAAACACCGAAATACTAATCGTATATGGCATACAGTTTCGGTAGAAATTGACGTGAACCATGGCTCACTCCTTTGCGAAACACCAGAGGAAGACGAAACGGAGAGGCGAATTCAACAATCTGTCATTTATACAAacaaaccctaaaccctaatcgGCCAATGCCTGTATTAGTCCATGGGCTTTTAACATTAGATTAAAGCCCAAGTCCATTTGGTCAGGCTTTTAGCACTTTCGCATTTACCgttaaaacaatttttttttttcttaaatagaaACATAACAATCATTAAAAGAATTCATTAAGATATTCTTAcggaaattttataaataaaaatatcccattttcattattttatttttctaattattttacattttatatagTGTTGGAAGCTAAGCTGTAGAACCAAAAACCAGTAATTCTAATTCCTggtattcttttatttaattctaagaATATGCATATCAGAGGATTAACCTATAACAATATCCGCACTCACAATGatcaatttatttgaatttaactgttattaaaatcatttttaaaatgattaaatatgaatttacaATAGAAATACACTAATCATAgcaatttactttttaaataagctcttaattttgttaatgaaGCCGCCATCATTCGGCAGAAGATGGGAGTTAATAACCTGCATGGTAGTTACTGTTTTCTGCAATAGTTAATGTCATTTTGTAAATcgattttcttaaaaaaattgtttatcATATTATCAAGCTTATTATAATTCAgatcatttataattaatgaaatttgcatattatattttaatgtgtgatttttttagttaaaaaattattgataaatttttctgttagcatataaatataaatatttcactaatgaaaattaattttattttgatataaaaaaaatcaaatataaaaatatataacaattaTAAATCATATTTGATAGAATAGTAGATTGTAGTTATGCGAAAAGAACGATTCATTTGGTAGTACTAAATCGCATAATCAATTTTACAAGTATAATTTTACGAGTCTAATTATTTGAATGTctaattgaatatattttctttttactatcttcacttttttctttaccatactcgtaaaataaataattcaccATCTTCATAATAAAACATcataaaattcttataaaaggAAAACTTTCATAACGGAAGATATCATCACtgatttaaaagtaaattataatgattaaaaaataaaatatcaataaataataataaaaaaagaaaaaaatagatttcttttttgtctttgattcatcaaattttcattatatatacacatttaaatttaatgtaaaatatatCAGGTAAAATCTTTATGAGtgacaaaatattattttaaaaattttaatacaactatatatttttaaaatttaaactgaaaattttagttaatttaaaattacactGTTGGATAggtaatataatttattactttatcAACAATAGgatttacattttatttagtaaatatatgagtaaaataaaataaaataatatactatagAATATTAAGTGAtaatataaagtttttaatttactttgaTCGACAATAATTGaaagtaaacaaaaaaattcttaaagaaACATAgagttttttaaattataattcttttcagttattaataaattaaaaaaatt comes from Ricinus communis isolate WT05 ecotype wild-type chromosome 5, ASM1957865v1, whole genome shotgun sequence and encodes:
- the LOC8276045 gene encoding 40S ribosomal protein S9-2; this translates as MVHVNFYRNYGKTFKKPRRPYEKERLDAELKLVGEYGLRCKRELWRVQYALSRIRNAARMLLTLDEKNPRRIFEGEALLRRMNRYGLLDESQNKLDYVLALTVENFLERRLQTLVFKSGMAKSIHHARVLIRQRHIRVGRQVVNIPSFMVRVDSQKHIDFSLTSPFGGGRPGRVKRKNQRAASKKSGGDGDEEEED